Below is a window of Ahaetulla prasina isolate Xishuangbanna chromosome 1, ASM2864084v1, whole genome shotgun sequence DNA.
caagaatagatctagcaaatgttttgtacactctggttagtagtgtagagtttttggaaaagaagctccgtaaaattaggtttacaactcttagagccttttttgctatgtagttgcagtgggctttggcacttaagtcatttgatatgaaaactccaaggtctttaacagggtgggggtcatctataaggtaatgtccatcaagcttgtacttattgttagggttctttttcccaatatgtaagactgagcatttgctggttgagatttgaagttgccaagttttagaccaatcggatacagagtcaaggtctttttgaagggtagaagtattgttagtggtgttaaataatttgacatcgtcagcaaagagaacacaataacttgagataaggtcacagagatcatttatgtatagtatgaagagcgttggtccaagaacgctgccttggggaacgccacttttgacaggagcaggatttgataaagcgttgccaattttgacaacttgatgtctgtttgataggaaggcattattccaattgtgaagaggtcctgaaatgctgtaggattttagttttaggagaagtttatcatgtactactgagtcaaaaactttgcagaagtctacatagattgcatctattgcttttccttgatcaaggttagtagtccatatgtttttgcagtggagaagttgtatttGATGAAGAGGTACAGGGAATGCTCTTCACATCTGCAGATGACATAGAATTAGGTGAAATAGCTGATGCCCTAGAAGATACAGATAAAATCGAACATAGATGTAATAGTTCAGAGAAATGGAACAAAAATGACAGAAAGAAACTTAATTGAGACAACAAAAAGTCTTTCATGCACCTCACAAATAAGATGTGAGATGCAAAGCTTGCTAACTATCCCTATGAAAAAGATTTTGCAACAGTAGCTGAGTGAAAATTAAATTTGGCCCAGCAGTGTGACATAGCTgcgcaggaaaggaaaggaaaggaaaggaaaggaaaggaaaggaaaggaaaggaaaagagaaaagaaaagaaaagaaaagaaaagaaaagaaaagaaaagaaacacagtTTTAAACATCATTAAAAGCATTGTTTCCAAATCAGAAAAAGTAATGTACCGGTATTTGATAAAAGGATATTActctttgtttttcatctttTTAACTTATCCTTGGTTTTTCTCCCTTTCTGCCTCACCAGGCCCTGGGCCCTTTCCAGGACTGATCGACTTGTTTGGTGGAGCTGGAGGACTAATCGAATTTCGAGCTGGCTTATTGGCTAGTAAGGGCTTTGCAGTTCTGGCTTTGGCTTTCTTTGCATATGATGATTTACCACAGACTCTCGAAGTAATAGATCTGGAGTATTTTGAGGAAGCATCCAGACTGCTCTTGAAAAATCCTAAGGTATGCCTGAGATTATATTGTTTCTTAAACTTCTTGTTGAGACTCAGGAAAGATCCTAGAGCTTATTCTCTATTTGCTATGTAGAATACTTCATACAAAGCAGGTGGGCTATGCACCCATCAGATATAACAAGCTAAAGGCATTTTGGGCCTGGCATGAGCACAGCACAGATCAGTAGCATTATTCCTGAGGGCAGAATGATGAGAGCAGCATTGCATTGCCACCTTTTGTGTGTGCATTGTGATATCCCATGCACATATAAAAGGTGCAGGGCTGACCCCTCAATGCCACAGTGCTCTTTTGCCATTTTGTGGACACCCTGACACCCACCCCATTTGGTTTTGATTAAAGCATACAATTTTTTTCCTTAGGCTTCCTTATGTGTAGCTGAAAAACATGCAAAAATATGTAATTAAGAGTCATGCTAAAAGTGCACTGCTTTAAAGAGATGATTCATAAAAGCAGCAACGTATTTGTTaggcttctttccttccttctctctctctcatattttcTTGTCACATATTGGTTGGCTGGCAGAAAGACAAGGTGAccaatttttcatttttgaatGGTGTAGATCTGCGATAATATAGCATGTGCACTAAAAGACTGTCATTTTTTTAATAGCTTTGATATTGCCCCTCattgttttaaagaagaaactgattAAACTTTTGTATGTCTCACTGTGTTTGTTCCTCTAGGTAAGAGGTCCGGGACTTGGAATTATTGGTTTATCCAAAGGAGCAGAAATTGCATTGGCCATGGGTACCTTCTTAAAGGAAATAGTGGCTTCAGTGTGCATCAATGGCCCAACAAGAATGAGTGGTACACCACTCCACTTTCATGATATCAGTATCCCTGCAGCTTCCTACCCATATGAGAAGATAGTCATTAATGAAATGGGATTGTTATCCACTTTCTATTGCTTGGGACATCCTCTGGATCAATCACTTGAAGTATCTACCATCCCTGTGGAGAAGGCTCAAGGGCACATCCTCTTTGTGGTGGGAGAAGCTGACAAAAGCTTCGATAGCAAAGTGTTTGCTGAAGCAGCCATGGCTCGAGcaaagaaacatgggaaaaataatTGTAGCCTGTTGTCTTATCCAGGAGCTGGACATTTAATAGAACCCCCTGGATCACCAGTTTGCTATGCCTATCCACTTCGGTTTGCTCCCATCCCAATCCAGTGGGGAGGGGAAGTGAAGCCTCATGCTAAAGCCCAGGAGCACTCTTGGAATgagatcctgattttttttaagcttCATCTTGGGCCACTTCAGAATAGCAATTTATGATAAAAGAAAGGCCCAGTTGTTTAGCTTCCTTTAGAATTATGCATTTGGATCGAGCCGTTGAGGCCATGAACTCCAATCTTCTTACCCTGTGCAGGTTAAAGTTAAAATATCTCCTTTAGATGAAGGGGGCCTCTCTAGCTCTTCAACTAATTAGATGTCCATGAAGAGATGGAAATGACTGAACAATTGCACAGCAAGAAACCTTGATTTATAGCTTTAAAATGTTGGTCTTGTGATGTCATTAGAACATTCACAGTCA
It encodes the following:
- the BAAT gene encoding bile acid-CoA:amino acid N-acyltransferase isoform X2, producing MVHLSVTPEVSLADSPVKIYASGLAPSQLVTLHASLTDERGIKFVARAFYQANQNGEVDVAQASALGGNYTGVWPMGLFYTLKAEKMFHRLLKRDVTGSPFYVQISLFDFILIMPLAMHEPLATCTVERWYAAPGVERIPIKSGRVRGALFLPPGPGPFPGLIDLFGGAGGLIEFRAGLLASKGFAVLALAFFAYDDLPQTLEVIDLEYFEEASRLLLKNPKVRGPGLGIIGLSKGAEIALAMGTFLKEIVASVCINGPTRMSGTPLHFHDISIPAASYPYEKIVINEMGLLSTFYCLGHPLDQSLEVSTIPVEKAQGHILFVVGEADKSFDSKVFAEAAMARAKKHGKNNCSLLSYPGAGHLIEPPGSPVCYAYPLRFAPIPIQWGGEVKPHAKAQEHSWNEILIFFKLHLGPLQNSNL